The Buchnera aphidicola (Chaitophorus populicola) nucleotide sequence AAGACGTCAGATTTACAGTCTGCTCCCTTTGGCCGCTCGGGAATCCCACCTTTTATATTAATAATTAATACAAATAAAATTTTTTGCCGGCTACCGGAATCGAACTGGTGACCTACTGATTACAAGTCAGTTGCTCTACCGATTGAGCTAAGCCGGCAATATAAATTAATTTAAATATTTAATAAATTTTAATTAAATATTTTACATTAAGTGTATATTTTACTTTTTTTTTTTTAAAAAATCAAATACTTAAATATTCTTTTATTAAAATATTTTAAATAATTTTTAAATTAAATATGTATTTGAATGAAAAAATTTTTTAAAAAATAATTTTATGTATTTAAGTATTTTATATTTAAAAATATATTAAATTTAATTAAAAATTGTTACTAAAATGAAATTTTTAAATAAATTTTAAATATTTTTTTAATTTTATTAATATAATTAATATTTTTATATTATGGTAAAATACTAAAATTAAATAAAATTTTTTATGATGTATATTTATAAATTTTTATTAAAAAGTATAACATTTTTTAATTTTTTTATTTATATTATTTTAAATAATAAATTATGAGACGAAAAATTATGAACTTATTAAATAAAAAATTTATTAAAAATAAAACTAAAAATTATTTATCTATTCTACATAAAATTAATCTTTCTTTTGAATTTTTTCCTCCTTCTCAAATTGATTTAAATCAATTTTTTTGGAGTTCTATTAAGAAACTAATTTCTTTAAATCCATCTTTTATGTCTGTTACATATGGCGCTAATAATGGGAATAAAGATAATACATATAGTTTTATCAAAAAATTACAAAGTTTTACTAAAATAGATTCTGTACCTCATATGACCTGTGTTCATGAAAATAAAATTCAGTTAGAAAAACTTGCTTTAAAATATTGGAACTCAGGTGTTAAACATATTTTAGCTCTTCGCGGTGATTATCCTAAAAAAAATATTAAAACGCAAATGTATGCTAAAGATTTAGTAATTTTATTAAAAAATATTGCTAATTTTAAAATATCTGTTGCTGCTTATCCAGAAATTCATCCAGAAGCAAAAAGTTTACAAAGTGATTTAATGTATTTAAAAGATAAAATTGATTCTGGGGCTCATCAAGCTATTACACAATTTTTTTTTGATATAGATAATTTTTTAAGATTTAGAGATCGATGTTTAGGTATTGGAATTAAAGAAAAAATTATACCTGGAATATGTCCAATTAAAGATTTTGATCAAGTTTATAAATTTTGTTTACTTTCAAATATATATGTTCCAAATTGGATTAAAGATTTATATTTAAAATCAAATCAAACTTTAGCAGAGAAAAATAAAATAGGCTTTCAGTTAGCAATTAATATGATACAATCTTTATACAAAGAAGGAATAAAAGATTTTCATATATATACTTTAAATAAATCAGATTTTATATATTCTATTTGTCGTCATTTGTAATTTTTAATATAAAATAATTTTATTAAAAATATAAATTGTATTTAATTTTAATAATATAGTGTGATTTTTTAAAAATCATTTAAAATTTTTTTAATAATATTGATAAATAAATTTTAAAAAACTAATTTAATATAAGATTTTTGGAGATAACTTTGAATAAAAAAACGGTTGTTTTAGCATATTCGGGGGGTTTAGATACTTCAGCAATTATTCCTTGGATTAAAGAAAATTATAGTTTAAATATCTTTGCATTAGTAGTAGATATAGGTCAATCTAAAAATGATTTAAACGGTATTAAAGAAAAAGCTATACAATCAGGAGCGGTAGGATGTGAAGTTTTTGATTTAAAAGAAATTTTTGTTAAAGATTATATTTATCCTTTATTAAAAATAGGTTCTTTATATGAAGGTTCATATTTGTTAGGAACAGCAATTGCGCGACCAATTATCGCATTAGCTCAAGTAGAATTAGCAAAAAAAATTGGTGCGATTGCTGTAGCTCACGGAGCTACAGGTAAAGGTAATGATCAAGTTAGATTTGAAATGGCTTATTCTTCTTTATCTCCTAAATTAAAAATAATTTCTCCATGGAGAGAATGGAATTTTACATCTCGTGAAGAATTATTAGAATATTTACGTAAAAAAAATATTCCTACTACTGCTACTTTAAAAAAAATTTATAGTAAAGATGAAAATATTTTTCATATTTCTACAGAGGGTGGACGATTAGAAAATTTATGGAATAAATCAGAAAAAGATTGCTGGTCATGGACAAATAGTCCAGAAGAGGCTCCAAATAAACCGGAATATATTTCATTATATATAAAAAATGGTTGCGTTATATCTATAAACGGTAAAAATAAAAAACCAGTTCAATGTTTAAAAAAATTAAATAAAATTGGATCTATTCATGGAATTGGACGTATAGATATAGTAGAAAATAGATTAATTGGATTAAAATCTAGAGGTTGTTATGAAACTCCTGGTGGAACAATTATGTATCAGGCAATTAGAGCAATTGAACAATTAGTTTTAGATAAAGAATCTATGAAATGGAGAGAACAGTTAGCATTAGAAATGTCTCATATTATTTATGATGGTCGCTGGTTTACACCTTTAAGAAAGTCAATACAATCGGCTGCGAATAATTTATCTAAATTAGTAACTGGAGAAGTAGTTTTAAAATTATATAAAGGAATGGTATCTGCAGTACAAAAAAAATCTCCTAATTCATTATACTCAAAATCTTATTCTACTTTTGGAAAAGATTCAGTATATAAACAATCTGATGCATCTGGATTTATTAATCTTTTTTCTTTATCTTCTAAAATTCGTGCTATAAAAAAAAAATAATGTTTATATAATTTCTCTTTTAAAATTTTTTATGGAAAATTTAATATGGCTCTTTGGGGTGGTAGGTTTTTAAAAAAATCTGATAATTTTTTTAAAAATTTTAATAATTCTTTAAAAATAGACTATATTTTAATTAAACAGGATATTCAATCTTCTATAGCATGGTCTAAAATTCTTTTAGAAAGTAATATTATTAAAGAATATGAACAAAAACAGTTAGAAACAACATTAAATTTTATTTTTCAGGAAATTGAAAAAAATCCTAAAAAAATTTTATTAAGTGATTCCGAAGATATACATTCATGGGTTGAAAAAAAGTTAATTTATATTTTAGGAGATATTGGAAAAAAATTACATACTGGTAGAAGTCGAAATGATCAAGTAACAACAGATTTAAGATTATGGGTTAAAGAAAAAATTAATTATTTAAAAAAAAATCTCATAAGGTTACAAGAATCATTGGTATTTTTATCTGAAAAAAATATTGAATCTATTTTTCCTGGATATACTCATTTACAGCAAGCGCAACCAATTATTTTTTCACATTGGTGTTTAGCTTATTTTGAAATGATTCAAAGAGATTTTTCTAGATTAAATGATTGCTTTAAACGAGTAAATGTTAGTCCTTTAGGATCTGGTGCTTTATCTGGAACAGGCTGGAAAATTAATAGAAAAAAATTAGCTCATTTAATGGGATTTGCTAAAGTCAGTAATAATAGTTTAGATAGTGTTTCTGATAGAGATTATGTAGTAGAATTATTATCTATTGCTTCTATAGGAATGATGCATTTATCTAGATTTTCAGAAGATTTAATATTTTTTAATTCAGGAGAATGTAACTTTATAGAGTTATCAGATCAAGTGACTTCAGGATCTTCTTTAATGCCACAAAAAAAAAATCCAGACGCATTAGAATTAATTAGAGGAAAAACTGGTCACGTATATGGTTCTTTATTAAATATTCTTGTATTACTAAAAGGATTACCATTAGCATATAATAAAGACATGCAAGAAGATAAAAAAAATTTATTTGACGCTTTAGAAACATGGGAATCTTGTTTAAATATGTCTAAAATAGTATTATCAGGATTAAAAATAAATATTAACAAATGTAAAAAATCTGCTGAAAAAGGATATACAAATTCTACAGATTTAGCAGATTATTTAGTACGTCAAGGCATGAGTTTTAGAGATTCGCATCATCTTTCTGGTAAAATAGTTTTATATGCTCTTTCTCA carries:
- a CDS encoding methylenetetrahydrofolate reductase produces the protein MNLLNKKFIKNKTKNYLSILHKINLSFEFFPPSQIDLNQFFWSSIKKLISLNPSFMSVTYGANNGNKDNTYSFIKKLQSFTKIDSVPHMTCVHENKIQLEKLALKYWNSGVKHILALRGDYPKKNIKTQMYAKDLVILLKNIANFKISVAAYPEIHPEAKSLQSDLMYLKDKIDSGAHQAITQFFFDIDNFLRFRDRCLGIGIKEKIIPGICPIKDFDQVYKFCLLSNIYVPNWIKDLYLKSNQTLAEKNKIGFQLAINMIQSLYKEGIKDFHIYTLNKSDFIYSICRHL
- a CDS encoding argininosuccinate synthase, with product MTLNKKTVVLAYSGGLDTSAIIPWIKENYSLNIFALVVDIGQSKNDLNGIKEKAIQSGAVGCEVFDLKEIFVKDYIYPLLKIGSLYEGSYLLGTAIARPIIALAQVELAKKIGAIAVAHGATGKGNDQVRFEMAYSSLSPKLKIISPWREWNFTSREELLEYLRKKNIPTTATLKKIYSKDENIFHISTEGGRLENLWNKSEKDCWSWTNSPEEAPNKPEYISLYIKNGCVISINGKNKKPVQCLKKLNKIGSIHGIGRIDIVENRLIGLKSRGCYETPGGTIMYQAIRAIEQLVLDKESMKWREQLALEMSHIIYDGRWFTPLRKSIQSAANNLSKLVTGEVVLKLYKGMVSAVQKKSPNSLYSKSYSTFGKDSVYKQSDASGFINLFSLSSKIRAIKKK
- the argH gene encoding argininosuccinate lyase; protein product: MALWGGRFLKKSDNFFKNFNNSLKIDYILIKQDIQSSIAWSKILLESNIIKEYEQKQLETTLNFIFQEIEKNPKKILLSDSEDIHSWVEKKLIYILGDIGKKLHTGRSRNDQVTTDLRLWVKEKINYLKKNLIRLQESLVFLSEKNIESIFPGYTHLQQAQPIIFSHWCLAYFEMIQRDFSRLNDCFKRVNVSPLGSGALSGTGWKINRKKLAHLMGFAKVSNNSLDSVSDRDYVVELLSIASIGMMHLSRFSEDLIFFNSGECNFIELSDQVTSGSSLMPQKKNPDALELIRGKTGHVYGSLLNILVLLKGLPLAYNKDMQEDKKNLFDALETWESCLNMSKIVLSGLKININKCKKSAEKGYTNSTDLADYLVRQGMSFRDSHHLSGKIVLYALSQNKSLSELSLPEFKKFSELFNDNVYKEIDLKNCLDKKISRGGTSKIQILKAIFRSKKQILKNIST